CACCGGCGCCCGGGTGAACAACCTGAAGGACGTCAGCGTCGAGATCCCGAAGCGCCGGCTGACCGCGTTCACCGGGGTGTCCGGGTCCGGCAAGAGCTCGCTGGTGTTCGGAACCATCGCGGCCGAGTCGCAACGGCTGATCAACGAGACGTACAGCGCGTTCGTCCAGGGCTTCATGCCGAACCTGGCCCGCCCGGAGGTCGACGTACTCGACGGGCTGACCACCGCGATCATCGTCGACCAGGAGCGGATGGGCGCGAACCCACGCTCCACCGTCGGTACGGCCACCGACGCGAACGCGATGCTCCGGATCCTGTTCAGCCGGATCGCCACCCCGAACGCCGGCCCGCCGACCGCGTACTCGTTCAACGTCCCGAAGCGGACCGCGACCGGCTCGATGACCGCCGACAAGGGCGCCGGCGAGAAGAAGGTCGTCCGCGAGCAGGTGTACGCGGGCGGCATGTGCCCGCGCTGCGAGGGGATGGGATCGGTCACCGACTTCGACCTGACCGCGCTGTACGACGAGAACAAGTCGCTGAACGAGGGCGCGCTGACCATCCCCGGCTACTCGATGGACGGCTGGTACGGGCGGATCTTCCGTGGCTCGGGGTTCTTCAACCCGGACAAGCCGATCAAGAAGTACACCAAGAAGGAACTGCACGACCTGCTGCACCGGGAAGCCACCAAGATCAAGGTCGAGGGCATCAACCTCACCTACAACGGCATCATCCCGGCGATCCAGCGGTCGTTCCTGTCCAAGGACGTGGACGCGATGCAGCCGCACATCCGCGCCTTCGTCGAGCGCGCGGTGACCTTCACGATCTGCCCGGACTGCGGCGGTACGCGGCTCAGCCAGGACGCGCTGGCCTCGAAGATCAAGGGCAAGAACATCGCCGACCTTTGCGCGATGCAGATCACCGACCTGGCGGCCTGGATCCGCGGGCTGAAGGAACCGTCGGTCGCGCCGCTGCTGAAGGCACTCGGTGAGGCCCTCGACTCGTTCGTCGACATCGGCCTCGGGTACCTGTCGCTGGAGCGGCCGGCCGGGACGCTGTCCGGTGGGGAGGCGCAGCGCACGAAGATGATCCGCCACCTGGGATCGTCGCTGACCGACGTCACGTACGTGTTCGACGAGCCGACCATCGGCCTGCACCCGCACGACATCCAGCGGATGAACGAACTGCTGCTGCAACTGCGCAACAAGGGCAACACCGTGCTGGTCGTGGAGCACAAGCCGGAGACGATCGCGATCGCCGACCACGTGATCGACCTCGGGCCGGCCGCCGGGTCCGGCGGTGGCGAGGTCGTGTTCGAAGGCACGGTCGAGAAGCTCCGCGCGAGCGGGACGCTGACCGGGCGGCATCTCGACGACCGCGCGTCACTGAAGGAGTCGGTACGGACCGGGTCCGGCGCGCTCGAAGTACGCGGCGCCTCGACGAACAACCTGCAGGACGTGAGCGTCGACGTACCGCTCGGCGTACTGGTCGTGGTGACCGGGGTCGCGGGCTCCGGCAAGAGTTCACTGATCCACGGGTCGATCGCGGACCGCGACGGCGTGGTGTCGATCGACCAGGGCGCGATCCGCGGTTCGCGGCGCAGCAACCCCGCGACGTACACGGGTCTGCTCGATCCGATCCGGAAGGCGTTCGCGAAGGCGAACGGGGTGAAGCCGGCGCTGTTCAGCGCGAACTCCGAAGGCGCGTGCCCGGCGTGCAAGGGCGCGGGCGTGATCTACACCGAGCTCGGTGTGATGGCGACCGTCGAGGCGCCGTGCGAGGAGTGTGAAGGAAAGCGGTTCCAGGCTGCCGTACTGGAGTACACGTTCGGTGGGAAGAACATCGCCGAGGTACTCGCGATGCCGGTGTCCGAGGCGCTGGCGTACTTCGCGGAGGGCGACGCGCGGACGCCGGCCGCGGAGAAGATCCTGGAGCGGCTCGCGGACGTCGGTCTCGGGTACCTGTCGCTCGGCCAGCCGCTGACGACCCTGTCCGGCGGTGAGCGGCAGCGGCTGAAGCTGGCGACGCACATGGGGGAGAAGGGCGGCATCCTCGTACTCGACGAGCCCACGACCGGACTGCACCTGGCGGACGTCGAGCAACTGCTGGGGCTGCTGGATCGGCTGGTCGACGCCGGCAAGTCGGTGATCGTGATCGAGCACCACCAGGCCGTGATGGCGCACGCGGACTGGATCATCGACCTCGGGCCCGGCGCGGGCCATGACGGCGGCAAGGTGGTCTTCGAGGGCACGCCGGCGGCCTTGATCAAGAAGCCGAAGACGCTGACCGGGAAGCACCTGGCCGAGTACGTGGCCTAACCGGTCAGGAATCGAGAAGCACGCCCGGCCGGGGCAGGAATAGCGTGAAGTCATTCGGAAATTCCCTTCACTCAGGAGCACGAAATGACTTCCACGCAAGGCGCAAAGACGATCCTGCACCCGGTCACGGACCTGGCGAAGGCCAGGCCCGTGTACGCGGCGCTGCTCGGTGTCGAACCGATGGCCGACTCGCCGTACTACGTCGGCTTCGAGGCCGAAGGCCAGCAGATCGGCCTCGTGCCGAACAGCGACATGACCGCGCCGATCGCGTACTGGCACGTCGCTGACATCGAAGCCAAGATCCAGGAGATCACCACCGCCGGCGGCACCCTCAAGGACGCCCCGAAGGATGTCGGCGGTGGCCGCCTGGTCGCGACCCTGACCGATCCGGACGGCAACATCCTCGGCATCCTCCAGGACCCGTCCTGACCCCATGTGCCTGATGCCCCGCGCCTACGCGGCCGCTATCTTCGGTTCCGTGAATATTCGGCATGTGCTGTTCGACGCGGACGGGGTGCTGCAGGACCTCCCCGGTGGTTGGTACACGGCAATGGAACCGTACTTGGGTGGTCGCACCCGGGAGTTCCTGCACGAGACCTGGGTCGAGGAGCTGCCGAGTCTTGCCGGTCAGGAGGACTATCTGCCGATCCTCACCGCCGGTCTGCACCGGCATGGCGCCACCACCCCGGTCGCCGAGATCTACGACGCGGTATGGAAGAAGATCTCGGTGATCGAGGAGTCGCTGGAGCTCGTGCGGACGCTGAAGCGCAACGGGTACGGCGTGCATCTCGGGACGAACCAGGAGTGCTATCGCGGTGCGCACATGCGTACCGCGCTCGGGTACGACGAGTTGTTCGACGTGAGCTGCTACTCGTACGACCTCGGCGTCGCGAAACCCGACCCGGCCTTCTTCACCCGCGCCGCCACCCGCATCGGCGCCGACCCTGAGTCGATCCTCTTCATCGACGACAACGCCGACAACGTGGCCGCCGCCCACACCGCCGGCCTCCCCGCCGAACAATGGGACTTCACCCAGGGCCACGCCACCCTCCACACCCTCCTCACCACCCACGGAATCACCACCTGACCCCGGCACCTGCTGCTGTGTCGAGGCTCAGTCGATGCGTGGCGTTTGGGCCGCGCCGCCTGCCTGGCGTTGGCGGGACTGGTGGTCGCGGGGCGGGGTGCTGCTCTCGGAGGCTGCTGATTCGGCGGAAGTTGCCGGGCGGTTCATGATCTGCCCGGCGGGTGGCTGGGCAGTCAGCATGGAGCGCAGGTGGTCGAGGTCCGGCACGCGCTGGGCGGGGCCGGCCTCGGCGGCTGGGGCTGACTGGGTGGATTCGGCGCGGAGCTCGGCCGCGATCGAGCGCAAGGCGACCGAGGCTTCGGCAGCGGTCGGACGATCTCCCGGGTCCTTGGCTGTCATGTCCGCGATCAACTGATCAAGCGCCGGCGGAACATCGTCGCGGACAGCCGACAGGCGCGGTACCTGGCCGTCGGCCTGCGCGAACCGGCTGCCGTGCGCGCCGAACACAACCTGTCCGGTGGCCGCTTCGTGGAGCGTCAGTCCGGCACCGTAGACGTCGGTGGCCGGATCCGGGAGCGGCGGCTCGAAGTTCGGACGGCGGTTCCGGATGGCGTTGGACGCATCGGCAAGTTCAGGGGCCGCGTACCCCCAGGTGCCGACGCTGAGCTCCACCTCCGGATCGCCCGTGCGCGACGAGTTGCCGAAGTCGATGAGTTTGACCTGACCGTCGGGCGTGATCATCACGTTGTCCGGGTTGATGTCGCGATGCACCAGGTCGGCCGCGTGCACCGTACGCAACGCGTCCGTGAGCTGAGCCCCGACGTCGGCGACCCGCCCCAGGTCGAGCGCCCCGTCCGAGCTCAACCGCTCGTTCATCGTCTGACCGCGGACCAGCTCGACCGCGACGTACGGCGTGAACTCGGTTGCGGTCGCATCGAGGTCGAAAGCCCGCACGATGTTCGGATGCTGAAACCGTGCGGTTCGGTCGTGCTCGGCGGTGAACTTTCCCAGCACGTACGGCTTGTAGTCCTCCACGTGCGGGATCTTGAGCACGACGTCCTCGCCACGCTGGACATCCGTGGCGGTCCAGATCGAGGTCGCGCCACCTTCGCTGATACGACGCGCGTCCGTGTAACGACTCGGCAGTACGGGGGTGTACTCCGGAAAGTAGTACTCAACGATGGCAGGGATCCCTTCGACTCACCTACGCGAACGGACAGGTTAGCCGGTCGGGGTGTCCGTGAGCGGCGTGGCGTTGCCGGGATCGTCGCCGTGCCAGGTTTGCCAGAGGTTGCCGTAGACGCCGCCGGCGCTGACCAGTTCGTCGTGGGTGCCGAGCTCTACCAGTTCACCGGCTTCCATCACGGCGATTCGGTCGGCGTCGTGGGCGGTTTGCAGGCGGTGGGCGATCGCGATCACGGTGCGCCCGTGCAGTACGGCGGCCAGTGACTGCTCGGTTTGACGCGCGGTCTTCGGGTCGAGAAGCGCGGTCGCCTCGTCCAGGATCAGCGTGTGCGGATCAGCGAGAACCACCCGAGCCAACGAAAGCTGCTGCGCCGCAGCATCACCAAGAATCAACTCCCGCCCAAGCACAACATCCAGCTCACCGTCCGGTTCGCCTTCTGGTGCGGCGGGCCAGGTTGCACCGACTGCGTTCAGGGCGGCGTGCAGTTCGCTGTCGGTGGCGTCTGGTTTGGCGATCAAGAGGTTGTCGCGGAGGGTGTCGTGGAAGACGTGGTGATCTTGCGTGATCAGCACGACGTGCTCGCGCAACTGATCCGGCGGAAGATCGGCAACCGGCGTACCGCCAATCGTCACCGACCCGGTGTGCGGCCGGTCCAACCCGGCGAGCAGTCGCGCGAGCGTCGACTTCCCCGCGCCGGACGTACCGACGATCGCCAGCCGTTCCCCGGGCTGCACCGACAAATCGATCCCACGCAGCACATCGCGTACGCCGGTGTAGCTGAAGCGGACGTCCTGCACGCGAATCCGGTTGCCGGGAACGTCCCGCGCCGACGCGGCCGGCGCGTTCGCCCGCGACGCTTCGGTCTGCGACGGTTCGGTCCGCGGGATGTCTGACAGCCCCTCCACTCGCGCGTACGAGGCCGCCGCACCTTGCAGCTGCTCGATCCACAACATGACCGTGTTGAGCGGATCGACCAACTGCCGCAAGTACACCGCCGCGGTCACGACCACCCCAAGGCTGACCAGCTCGTTGGCATACAGCGCGCCTCCGATCAGCAGGGCTCCCGCAACCGGTAACGTCAGCGCGATCTCCGACCACGGAAACAGGATCGTGCGCAGCCACAATGCCCCGAGCCGAGCGCGCCGCGCCTGCCCGATCGCGGCTTCGGTCACCTCGGTACGGCGATCCTCCAGACCGAGCAGCTCCACCGTACGGGCGCCCTTCGCCGTACTCGCGACGATGTCGGCGAGCCCCGCTTCCGCGCCCGCCGCGGCCAGGTACACCGGCCGGGCTCGGCGAAGGTACCAGCGCACCGCCGCGCCGACACCGAG
The genomic region above belongs to Kribbella solani and contains:
- a CDS encoding HAD-IA family hydrolase, producing the protein MNIRHVLFDADGVLQDLPGGWYTAMEPYLGGRTREFLHETWVEELPSLAGQEDYLPILTAGLHRHGATTPVAEIYDAVWKKISVIEESLELVRTLKRNGYGVHLGTNQECYRGAHMRTALGYDELFDVSCYSYDLGVAKPDPAFFTRAATRIGADPESILFIDDNADNVAAAHTAGLPAEQWDFTQGHATLHTLLTTHGITT
- a CDS encoding protein kinase domain-containing protein, whose amino-acid sequence is MPAIVEYYFPEYTPVLPSRYTDARRISEGGATSIWTATDVQRGEDVVLKIPHVEDYKPYVLGKFTAEHDRTARFQHPNIVRAFDLDATATEFTPYVAVELVRGQTMNERLSSDGALDLGRVADVGAQLTDALRTVHAADLVHRDINPDNVMITPDGQVKLIDFGNSSRTGDPEVELSVGTWGYAAPELADASNAIRNRRPNFEPPLPDPATDVYGAGLTLHEAATGQVVFGAHGSRFAQADGQVPRLSAVRDDVPPALDQLIADMTAKDPGDRPTAAEASVALRSIAAELRAESTQSAPAAEAGPAQRVPDLDHLRSMLTAQPPAGQIMNRPATSAESAASESSTPPRDHQSRQRQAGGAAQTPRID
- a CDS encoding ABC transporter ATP-binding protein, giving the protein MSGQLPVASPAEVRSAAGRDLRADRAAVIGLVLVNGLAAAAGLVGPWLLGRIIDTIQGGSGNVLSTVDRLAFGAVLLTVAQTVLSWWALKIGYRFGERTAARVRERFMRRTLALPPRVADQVPVGDLIARGSTDASQVAATLRSAVPEVLVAVVHALFLIVAVLVLDPRLGLCGLASLLGVGAAVRWYLRRARPVYLAAAGAEAGLADIVASTAKGARTVELLGLEDRRTEVTEAAIGQARRARLGALWLRTILFPWSEIALTLPVAGALLIGGALYANELVSLGVVVTAAVYLRQLVDPLNTVMLWIEQLQGAAASYARVEGLSDIPRTEPSQTEASRANAPAASARDVPGNRIRVQDVRFSYTGVRDVLRGIDLSVQPGERLAIVGTSGAGKSTLARLLAGLDRPHTGSVTIGGTPVADLPPDQLREHVVLITQDHHVFHDTLRDNLLIAKPDATDSELHAALNAVGATWPAAPEGEPDGELDVVLGRELILGDAAAQQLSLARVVLADPHTLILDEATALLDPKTARQTEQSLAAVLHGRTVIAIAHRLQTAHDADRIAVMEAGELVELGTHDELVSAGGVYGNLWQTWHGDDPGNATPLTDTPTG
- a CDS encoding VOC family protein, which translates into the protein MTSTQGAKTILHPVTDLAKARPVYAALLGVEPMADSPYYVGFEAEGQQIGLVPNSDMTAPIAYWHVADIEAKIQEITTAGGTLKDAPKDVGGGRLVATLTDPDGNILGILQDPS
- a CDS encoding ATP-binding cassette domain-containing protein, giving the protein MSSDEHVADSHDLIRVTGARVNNLKDVSVEIPKRRLTAFTGVSGSGKSSLVFGTIAAESQRLINETYSAFVQGFMPNLARPEVDVLDGLTTAIIVDQERMGANPRSTVGTATDANAMLRILFSRIATPNAGPPTAYSFNVPKRTATGSMTADKGAGEKKVVREQVYAGGMCPRCEGMGSVTDFDLTALYDENKSLNEGALTIPGYSMDGWYGRIFRGSGFFNPDKPIKKYTKKELHDLLHREATKIKVEGINLTYNGIIPAIQRSFLSKDVDAMQPHIRAFVERAVTFTICPDCGGTRLSQDALASKIKGKNIADLCAMQITDLAAWIRGLKEPSVAPLLKALGEALDSFVDIGLGYLSLERPAGTLSGGEAQRTKMIRHLGSSLTDVTYVFDEPTIGLHPHDIQRMNELLLQLRNKGNTVLVVEHKPETIAIADHVIDLGPAAGSGGGEVVFEGTVEKLRASGTLTGRHLDDRASLKESVRTGSGALEVRGASTNNLQDVSVDVPLGVLVVVTGVAGSGKSSLIHGSIADRDGVVSIDQGAIRGSRRSNPATYTGLLDPIRKAFAKANGVKPALFSANSEGACPACKGAGVIYTELGVMATVEAPCEECEGKRFQAAVLEYTFGGKNIAEVLAMPVSEALAYFAEGDARTPAAEKILERLADVGLGYLSLGQPLTTLSGGERQRLKLATHMGEKGGILVLDEPTTGLHLADVEQLLGLLDRLVDAGKSVIVIEHHQAVMAHADWIIDLGPGAGHDGGKVVFEGTPAALIKKPKTLTGKHLAEYVA